From the genome of Ptychodera flava strain L36383 chromosome 20, AS_Pfla_20210202, whole genome shotgun sequence, one region includes:
- the LOC139120002 gene encoding neuronal acetylcholine receptor subunit alpha-6-like: MALSSTLVWLGFVVIAVRTGDTSAYVYEIEEQLQDRLFSNYSKHVRPSENGEPVVLDFGFYLLMLLDVDEKLQIIKTRGLEDQMWTDCRLKWDPAEYGGMRRTIVPTDWLWTPKVVNYRSANERHYLSETKTAAVYYNGMIRNIPQDVLESPCTLDVRYFPFDTQQCTLSFAPWNYLSHEMLIRAYPDTVGFDFLPENSEWEIVGSSSQSFYSYSVLDDSNWTSVDFILHLKRKPLYYIVNIITPSIAQALLTLFVFFLPCDAGEKLSFSVSILIATSLFSIIVLDITPVTSQSIPLIMHLLYFNTLIITLSIAISIVALGVHYRPHNEIAMNKTVRRVFLEILPPILGLKALHPKMNSTVPSGSGRKDDDLVLENIEDDGRFVKPKTTEKMDSGKNDPFLTSIAKDVQDMRDIMRNGSMNKESVHAWKYLSVVVDRFCFFILLIVYVVGVVAIFLQL; this comes from the exons ATGGCGCTGTCTTCGACTCTCGTGTGGTTAGGTTTCGTCGTTATAGCTGTGAGAACGGGCGACACATCGG CCTATGTCTATGAGATAGAAGAGCAGTTACAGGACCGACTGTTCAGCAATTACAGTAAACACGTGAGACCGTCGGAGAATGGCGAACCTGTCGTATTGGATTTCGGCTTTTATCTTCTGATGTTGTTGGACGTG GATGAAAAACTACAAATCATAAAGACGAGAGGTTTGGAAGATCAG ATGTGGACGGACTGCCGTCTGAAATGGGACCCTGCAGAATATGGCGGTATGAGAAGAACAATCGTGCCAACTGATTGGCTATGGACGCCAAAGGTAGTGAATTACAGAAG TGCCAATGAAAGACACTACCTCTCAGAAACCAAGACTGCCGCCGTGTACTACAACGGTATGATTCGCAACATACCGCAAGACGTATTGGAAAGTCCCTGCACCCTAGACGTTCGCTACTTCCCGTTCGACACGCAGCAGTGCACGTTATCCTTTGCGCCGTGGAATTACCTGTCGCACGAAATGTTGATCAGAGCCTATCCTGACACTGTGGGATTTGACTTCCTTCCTGAAAACAGTGAATGGGAAATTGTAGGCAGCTCGTCCCAGTCGTTCTATTCCTACAGCGTCCTCGACGATAGTAACTGGACTTCGGTCGACTTCATACTACATCTGAAGAGGAAACCTCTGTACTACATCGTCAACATCATCACACCTTCCATCGCGCAGGCGCTGTTGACACTCTTCGTTTTCTTCCTGCCCTGCGATGCCGGGGAGAAGTTATCTTTCTCTGTATCCATCCTCATAGCAACCTCTCTCTTCAGTATCATCGTGCTGGACATCACGCCCGTGACGTCACAGTCCATTCCGCTCATCATGCACCTGCTGTATTTCAACACCCTCATCATCACACTGTCTATCGCAATTAGTATCGTGGCGCTTGGAGTTCACTATCGACCCCACAATGAGATTGCCATGAATAAGACGGTGCGCAGGGTCTTCCTGGAAATTCTACCGCCAATCTTGGGTCTGAAAGCCCTTCATCCCAAAATGAACTCCACCGTTCCCAGTGGAAGTGGCCGAAAGGATGATGACCTGGTTTTAGAGAATATTGAAGATGATGGCAGGTTTGTAAAACCTAAAACGACTGAAAAAATGGACAGTGGCAAAAATGACCCTTTTCTAACTTCTATCGCCAAGGACGTCCAGGATATGCGAGATATTATGAGAAATGGATCAATGAATAAAGAG AGTGTACATGCCTGGAAGTACCTTTCCGTGGTGGTTGATCGGTTTTGTTTCTTCATTCTGCTGATCGTCTACGTGGTTGGAGTGGTAgccatttttttgcaattgtGA